A region from the Brachyspira pilosicoli genome encodes:
- a CDS encoding glycosyltransferase → MKEIIILVSNITIKNKTNIFILNLIDLLYKKGLKVTLYSNKFPKTFYGYITKKHLPLKLTNFKEIVMQSKNAYAIIAVDYPMNIIAYKIKNMFNKIKIKSPLIIWYSINFQKKIYISNNRRKLKEDYKSLSNIDIVLCSNEKTKNMLEYIYNNKTIEIIRAYYSPYISNNNNNKEKKYILTFFNAENSIYKCTSAYCEYVNTSIKNNKKIHKLIIVGYNKYLEDNINKLKIRDYVELVDYNFNIEEIISNAYTILIHNIDDPFYTELISAWNNKIVPIIDSKTSSAEISTDNKNALIYNSQNPVSLCNKLTALIENKKFYNSLSSSIENIPSIEDSANQILEIITKKL, encoded by the coding sequence ATGAAAGAGATAATAATATTAGTATCAAATATAACAATAAAAAATAAAACAAATATCTTTATACTAAATTTGATAGATTTATTATATAAAAAAGGCTTAAAAGTAACATTATATTCAAATAAATTTCCAAAGACTTTCTATGGATATATTACAAAGAAACATCTGCCATTAAAACTTACAAATTTCAAAGAAATAGTAATGCAATCAAAAAATGCATACGCAATAATAGCTGTAGATTACCCAATGAATATAATAGCATACAAAATAAAAAATATGTTTAATAAAATTAAAATAAAATCCCCTTTAATAATATGGTATTCAATAAACTTTCAAAAAAAAATATATATAAGTAATAATAGAAGAAAATTAAAAGAAGATTATAAAAGCCTTTCTAATATAGATATAGTATTATGTTCAAATGAAAAGACAAAAAATATGTTAGAATATATTTATAATAACAAAACTATAGAAATTATACGGGCATATTATTCTCCATATATTTCAAATAATAATAATAATAAAGAAAAAAAATATATACTTACTTTTTTTAATGCAGAGAATAGCATATATAAATGTACATCTGCATATTGTGAATACGTAAATACTTCAATAAAAAATAATAAAAAGATACACAAATTAATAATAGTTGGATACAATAAATATTTAGAAGATAATATAAATAAATTAAAAATAAGAGACTACGTAGAGTTAGTTGATTACAATTTTAATATAGAAGAGATAATATCAAATGCCTATACAATTCTAATACATAATATAGATGATCCATTTTATACAGAGCTAATATCTGCTTGGAATAATAAAATAGTACCAATAATAGACTCTAAAACCTCATCTGCAGAAATTAGTACAGATAATAAAAATGCTCTAATATATAATTCTCAAAACCCAGTGTCTCTATGTAATAAATTAACAGCACTCATAGAAAATAAAAAATTCTATAACAGTCTTTCATCTTCAATAGAAAATATTCCAAGCATTGAAGATAGTGCAAATCAAATATTAGAAATAATAACAAAGAAATTATAA
- the dnaJ gene encoding molecular chaperone DnaJ yields the protein MANKRDYYEVLGVNKTASADEIKKAYRKLAMQYHPDRNPGNKEAEEKFKEATEAYEILSDEKKRAQYDQFGFQGVHSDFADAYGRGGFDFSQMFGGSGGFGDLDDIFSSFFGGGFSSRSSRGQRRGNDLRHDITLSLEDAVFGRKMEIKLDKKDICDACHGSGAEPGTKTQTCPSCNGTGEVRMAQGFFSVRRTCSRCNGTGSIVTTPCKKCHGSGTIKKPKTISVNIPKGIDDNTQLRISGEGEAIAGGVNGDLYLYIHVAPHQYFIREGIDLITEVGINIVQATLGDEIFIETLDKKKVKIKIPAGTNSGQIFKLKGNGAYHINRSSRGDLFVIVNIDVNNKLSSEEKRLFNELKKVIPNNEEPKLRKPNRNNL from the coding sequence ATGGCAAACAAAAGAGATTATTACGAAGTATTAGGAGTAAATAAAACAGCAAGTGCTGATGAAATTAAAAAGGCATATAGAAAATTAGCTATGCAATATCACCCTGATAGAAATCCAGGAAATAAAGAAGCAGAAGAGAAATTTAAAGAAGCTACCGAAGCTTATGAAATATTATCTGATGAAAAGAAACGTGCCCAGTATGACCAGTTTGGTTTTCAGGGCGTTCATAGTGATTTTGCTGATGCTTATGGAAGAGGCGGATTTGACTTTTCACAAATGTTCGGAGGCTCTGGCGGTTTTGGAGATTTAGATGATATATTTAGTTCTTTTTTTGGAGGCGGATTTTCTTCTAGGAGTTCAAGAGGGCAGAGAAGAGGAAATGATTTAAGACATGATATTACACTTTCTCTTGAAGATGCTGTATTTGGCAGAAAGATGGAGATTAAATTAGATAAAAAAGATATTTGTGATGCTTGTCATGGAAGCGGAGCTGAACCGGGTACAAAAACTCAAACTTGTCCTTCTTGTAATGGTACAGGTGAAGTGAGAATGGCTCAAGGATTTTTTAGTGTGAGAAGAACTTGCAGCAGATGTAATGGTACTGGCTCTATTGTTACTACACCTTGTAAAAAATGTCATGGAAGCGGTACTATTAAAAAACCTAAAACTATATCTGTTAATATACCTAAGGGAATTGATGATAATACTCAGTTAAGAATATCTGGAGAGGGTGAAGCTATTGCTGGAGGCGTAAATGGAGATTTATATCTTTATATACATGTAGCACCACATCAGTATTTTATTAGAGAGGGTATTGATTTAATTACTGAAGTAGGTATTAATATAGTGCAAGCTACTCTCGGTGATGAGATATTTATAGAAACATTAGACAAAAAGAAAGTAAAAATAAAAATTCCTGCTGGTACTAATAGCGGACAAATTTTTAAATTAAAAGGAAATGGTGCTTATCATATTAATAGATCATCTCGAGGAGATTTATTTGTTATAGTGAATATTGATGTTAATAATAAATTATCTTCCGAAGAAAAAAGATTATTTAATGAACTTAAAAAAGTTATACCAAATAATGAAGAGCCAAAATTAAGAAAACCTAATAGAAATAATTTATAA
- a CDS encoding DnaJ domain-containing protein: protein MDYYKILNVNIFASEEKIKKSYRELAKLYHPDRNADISADKFKEITEAYNVLSDKKKRMEYNIKYLANNKYVITGIAALGLGISIIVGSKRRK, encoded by the coding sequence ATGGATTATTATAAAATACTTAATGTTAATATATTTGCAAGTGAAGAAAAAATAAAAAAGTCTTATAGGGAGTTAGCAAAGTTATATCACCCCGACAGAAATGCTGATATATCTGCTGATAAGTTTAAAGAGATTACTGAGGCTTATAATGTTTTATCTGACAAAAAAAAGAGAATGGAATATAATATTAAGTATTTAGCTAATAATAAATATGTTATTACAGGAATAGCCGCTTTAGGATTAGGCATTAGTATAATAGTTGGAAGCAAGAGAAGAAAATAA
- a CDS encoding YoaK family protein, whose amino-acid sequence MKSNIISFIKRKNESIHTTQTIYVASIFSIIGGFVDSYTYITRDGVFAYAQTGNIIFFAMNIAKKNFFGAMHYLISIFVFVIGIWFALYVKKILNRKKLMELEYLVILINAVILFIVGILPKNLFDTLVISFIAFMSAILMITFNRVEGLAYVTNMCTGNLRSASENFFKFLFNKDKTGLKNGLIYLSILICFMCGAFFGSFFTNVLGTKSIWIASGLLLIVESLMFFDN is encoded by the coding sequence ATGAAAAGCAATATCATCTCTTTCATTAAAAGGAAGAATGAATCAATACATACAACACAAACTATTTATGTAGCATCTATATTTAGTATTATAGGTGGTTTTGTTGATTCATATACTTATATTACAAGAGACGGAGTATTCGCTTATGCCCAAACAGGAAATATAATATTTTTTGCTATGAATATAGCTAAAAAAAATTTTTTTGGAGCTATGCATTATTTAATATCTATTTTTGTATTTGTAATTGGGATTTGGTTTGCTTTATATGTAAAAAAAATCCTCAATAGAAAAAAATTGATGGAATTAGAATATTTAGTAATACTTATAAATGCTGTTATACTTTTTATAGTTGGTATTTTACCTAAAAATTTATTTGATACTTTAGTTATTAGTTTTATAGCTTTTATGTCTGCTATTTTAATGATAACTTTTAACAGAGTAGAAGGGCTCGCTTATGTTACGAATATGTGTACAGGTAATTTAAGATCTGCTTCAGAAAATTTTTTTAAGTTCTTATTTAATAAAGATAAAACAGGATTAAAAAATGGTCTTATATATTTAAGCATTTTAATATGTTTTATGTGTGGAGCATTTTTTGGAAGTTTTTTTACCAATGTTTTAGGTACTAAAAGTATATGGATAGCAAGCGGATTATTGCTTATAGTTGAAAGTTTAATGTTTTTTGATAATTAG
- a CDS encoding chemotaxis protein CheW, whose protein sequence is MSSTTSNQILVFKINNELYGMDILKVQEILSFMAPTPIPNSPEYFKGIINLRGTIILVIDLRSRFHFDKPMDPENCVIVVVAIGNKKYGLVVDSVSDVLTINNENIQSEIDIHSGIDSRYINGLVKANEQMIILVDIDKVFLENELDSLTNKVNNSIVQ, encoded by the coding sequence ATGAGCAGCACTACATCAAATCAAATACTTGTATTTAAAATAAATAATGAATTATATGGTATGGATATTCTTAAAGTTCAAGAGATTTTGAGTTTTATGGCTCCTACTCCAATACCTAACTCTCCTGAATATTTTAAAGGAATTATAAATTTAAGAGGTACTATCATATTAGTAATAGATTTAAGATCCAGATTTCATTTTGATAAACCAATGGATCCAGAAAATTGTGTAATAGTTGTAGTTGCTATAGGGAATAAAAAATATGGTCTTGTAGTTGATTCCGTTTCTGATGTACTTACTATCAATAATGAAAATATACAATCTGAAATAGATATACATTCTGGAATAGACAGCAGATACATTAATGGTTTGGTAAAAGCTAATGAACAAATGATTATATTAGTAGATATAGATAAAGTATTTTTAGAAAATGAACTTGATAGTTTGACAAATAAAGTAAATAATTCAATAGTGCAGTAA
- the rbfA gene encoding 30S ribosome-binding factor RbfA: protein MSSHRILRVNENIKQILSTILLREIEDPRIKNNLVTITRIDTAKDLKEAKVYFVCLDPNKQNEVLNGLNSAKGVIFSYLRKQLTIRYVPNLTFYYDKTLMETNKVLSDIRNLDIKEDSQEEE, encoded by the coding sequence ATGTCATCACATAGAATACTTAGAGTTAATGAAAATATAAAACAAATATTATCAACTATTCTTTTAAGAGAGATAGAAGACCCTCGTATAAAAAACAACCTGGTTACTATAACTCGTATTGATACAGCTAAAGATTTAAAAGAGGCTAAAGTATATTTTGTATGCTTAGACCCTAACAAACAAAACGAAGTATTAAACGGGCTTAATAGTGCTAAGGGAGTTATATTCTCTTATTTAAGAAAACAGCTTACTATAAGATATGTTCCTAATCTTACTTTCTATTATGATAAAACATTAATGGAAACCAATAAAGTATTAAGCGACATAAGAAACTTAGACATAAAAGAAGATAGTCAAGAAGAAGAATAA
- a CDS encoding bifunctional oligoribonuclease/PAP phosphatase NrnA, with protein sequence MPIKSNTDRKKITATKRDILKRISNAKNITITGHRNPDGDCICSGLALSLLIKKVFKKKSYVVNTDKMPKELKNVLNIDKVIFEVNENNLPKKDVLIILDSGDIERIGWIADITSEYNEVIFIDHHKVRNINGVTMFYDDTKAAATCEIIFDIFSSYLKNMDSTIATLLYCGLSTDTGGFVFSNTTERTLLFASKIMSKKVNIEDLGNVVRKRYSKTDVEALVYMYNEMVIDEDKKIGYLCLKEEINGHNLKDISVSASDTLIQMQDVLIGFIVHESDYNFRVSIRSRCKKDIREIAESFGGGGHPKASGFTVSKEKYKTKEELVKDIKEKIILLLES encoded by the coding sequence ATGCCTATCAAATCCAATACAGATAGAAAAAAAATAACAGCTACAAAAAGAGATATATTAAAAAGAATATCAAATGCTAAAAACATAACAATCACAGGTCATAGAAATCCTGATGGGGACTGTATATGTTCAGGACTTGCTTTATCACTGCTTATAAAAAAAGTATTTAAAAAGAAATCTTATGTTGTTAATACAGATAAGATGCCAAAAGAATTAAAAAATGTATTAAATATAGATAAAGTTATTTTTGAAGTTAATGAAAACAATTTACCTAAAAAGGATGTGCTTATAATACTTGATTCTGGAGATATAGAAAGAATTGGCTGGATTGCTGATATTACTAGCGAGTATAATGAAGTAATATTTATAGACCATCATAAAGTAAGAAATATTAATGGCGTTACTATGTTTTATGATGATACTAAAGCTGCTGCTACCTGCGAGATAATATTTGATATATTTTCATCATATCTTAAAAACATGGATTCTACTATAGCTACCCTACTCTACTGCGGACTTTCAACAGATACAGGCGGATTTGTTTTCAGCAACACTACAGAGAGAACATTGCTTTTCGCTTCAAAAATAATGTCTAAAAAAGTTAATATAGAAGATTTAGGCAATGTTGTGAGGAAGAGATATTCTAAAACTGATGTAGAAGCATTAGTTTACATGTATAATGAAATGGTGATAGATGAAGATAAAAAGATTGGTTATTTATGCTTAAAAGAAGAGATTAACGGGCATAATTTAAAAGATATTAGTGTAAGTGCATCTGACACTCTCATACAAATGCAAGATGTATTAATAGGTTTTATAGTACATGAAAGCGATTATAATTTTAGAGTTAGTATAAGAAGCAGATGTAAAAAAGATATAAGGGAAATAGCAGAATCATTTGGAGGCGGAGGTCACCCTAAAGCTTCAGGATTTACAGTATCAAAAGAAAAATATAAAACTAAAGAAGAATTGGTAAAAGACATAAAAGAAAAGATAATTTTATTACTAGAATCTTAA
- the rnhA gene encoding ribonuclease HI yields MQKENIIIYTDGGCRGNPGIGAWGAILLSEKHNLRLEIGESEEHTTNNKMEMQAAIKALERLKHSHNIKLYSDSAYLINGMNSWIYSWQKNNWIKSDKKPVENKDYWLKLIELSKKHSIEFIKVKGHSSNKENNRADEIVNILMDEHIKNGSTAEFYSKTDIN; encoded by the coding sequence ATGCAAAAAGAAAATATCATAATCTACACAGACGGCGGATGCAGAGGAAACCCTGGTATAGGAGCTTGGGGAGCCATATTATTGAGTGAGAAACATAATTTAAGACTCGAAATAGGCGAAAGCGAAGAGCATACGACAAATAATAAAATGGAGATGCAAGCGGCAATTAAGGCTCTTGAAAGACTTAAACATTCTCATAATATAAAATTATATAGTGATAGTGCTTATTTAATTAATGGCATGAATAGCTGGATTTATTCTTGGCAAAAAAATAATTGGATTAAAAGCGATAAAAAGCCTGTTGAAAATAAAGATTATTGGCTAAAATTAATAGAACTATCAAAAAAACATAGTATTGAGTTTATAAAAGTAAAAGGACATTCATCAAACAAAGAAAATAATCGTGCTGATGAGATAGTAAATATATTAATGGATGAACATATAAAAAACGGCAGTACAGCTGAGTTTTACAGCAAAACTGATATAAACTAA
- a CDS encoding tetratricopeptide repeat protein — translation MQTRVYKAGSIVYFAGDNSDRVYILKQGQAQSIFLSEETGHETRELINIGEFFGVKSILGTYPQEDTVQCLTDCVIIILTYSEFESLVSKNKPIIIKMLKVFSNQLRRINKKVGILVENTIDEEGPSPLEGLYNIGEFYFKAKKYKNALYAYKRYIQSADEDSVFYHTVEQRIKECKNLLNITDDSNIAPLEDNTTEEQKIIKPNTSIENHSINNKDYDRALEFYERGDYVNAIKSFNALIKNEDKDVAENSIFYMGKAYYYINKYDNANKVLLSAIKTYPKSKNVKEAILYLGKSFASIGDKDKAKAYYQKVMSIPPMDSLSQEANDSIQKLN, via the coding sequence ATGCAAACAAGAGTATATAAAGCAGGATCTATAGTATATTTTGCTGGAGATAATTCTGATAGAGTTTATATTCTAAAGCAGGGTCAAGCCCAGAGCATATTTTTGTCGGAAGAGACAGGGCATGAAACTAGAGAATTAATTAATATAGGTGAGTTTTTTGGAGTAAAGAGTATATTAGGTACTTACCCTCAAGAAGATACTGTTCAATGTTTAACAGATTGTGTTATCATTATTTTAACATATAGTGAGTTTGAAAGTTTAGTTTCAAAAAATAAGCCAATAATTATAAAAATGCTTAAAGTATTTTCAAATCAATTAAGAAGAATAAATAAAAAAGTAGGCATATTAGTAGAAAATACAATAGATGAAGAAGGTCCTTCACCATTGGAAGGATTATATAATATCGGTGAGTTTTATTTCAAAGCTAAAAAATATAAAAACGCACTATATGCCTATAAAAGATACATACAATCTGCCGATGAAGATTCTGTATTTTATCACACTGTAGAACAGAGAATAAAGGAATGTAAAAATCTATTAAATATCACAGATGATAGTAATATAGCTCCATTAGAAGACAACACAACAGAAGAACAAAAAATAATAAAACCGAATACCTCTATAGAAAATCACTCTATTAACAATAAAGATTATGACAGAGCCTTAGAGTTTTATGAGAGAGGAGATTATGTGAATGCTATAAAATCGTTCAATGCTCTTATAAAAAATGAAGATAAAGATGTGGCAGAAAACTCAATATTTTATATGGGAAAGGCATATTATTATATTAATAAATATGATAATGCTAATAAGGTTTTATTATCAGCAATAAAAACTTATCCTAAGTCAAAAAATGTAAAAGAGGCTATATTATATTTGGGAAAAAGTTTTGCAAGTATTGGAGATAAAGATAAGGCAAAGGCATATTATCAAAAAGTTATGTCTATACCTCCTATGGATAGCTTATCACAAGAGGCTAATGACAGCATACAAAAACTTAATTAA
- a CDS encoding Crp/Fnr family transcriptional regulator — protein sequence MDNIYSHTKKYEADDIIFLEFETGNKFYMVQSGSVKITKVIKDVEKLLDIVYPGDFFGEMAILEGTTRSASAIANEPTTLLELTKENFQTILGNNTAMALKLSKMLAKRIFDAKRRLLILQLPETDLRVYDCLLLLAELQNIPRDHYYDPQELNATIADIANWCGININDVQKVLNNLIKSGKIDVYTNTIKVRNLKEIQRQIDLKRKK from the coding sequence ATGGATAATATATATTCACATACAAAAAAATATGAAGCTGATGATATAATATTTTTGGAATTTGAAACAGGTAATAAATTTTATATGGTTCAAAGCGGTTCTGTAAAAATAACCAAAGTAATAAAAGATGTAGAAAAATTATTAGATATAGTTTACCCTGGAGATTTCTTTGGAGAGATGGCTATACTTGAAGGTACAACAAGAAGTGCTTCTGCTATAGCAAATGAACCTACTACATTGCTTGAATTAACAAAAGAAAACTTCCAAACAATATTAGGAAACAACACAGCTATGGCATTAAAATTATCTAAAATGCTTGCAAAAAGAATATTTGATGCCAAAAGAAGATTATTAATACTTCAATTACCAGAAACTGATTTGAGAGTTTATGATTGCTTATTATTATTGGCTGAACTTCAAAATATACCAAGAGACCATTATTATGACCCTCAAGAATTAAATGCTACTATAGCTGATATAGCTAATTGGTGCGGTATAAATATTAATGATGTACAGAAAGTATTAAATAATTTAATTAAATCTGGTAAAATTGATGTATATACCAATACAATAAAGGTAAGAAACTTAAAAGAAATACAAAGACAAATAGATTTAAAAAGAAAAAAATAA
- a CDS encoding DUF2156 domain-containing protein — protein MLEFEPISLDKQKLYNKYFSITPEQSADYTFMNLFGLKDIYMLEWAFTEKLVWIRQRSPYTIYWAPVGDWFNTNFCNEMSPCEISKESIIRIPKELALFWEKYTKISVKEVRDEWEYLYDVDELINLSGKKFHNKKNLYNQFIKNDFEYKNIDIENEEMIKDIFEFEKKWEINEIESNNNNEEIKTECEAFDKNKLLTHEVRAEADIMMINSLINNWREIDGITGGVIYINKKIAAYTIADFTMRDTIVVHSERGDRDYKGSYQAINRLFLENNKREGYKFVNREQDVGDLGLRKAKLSYNPVKFVEKYSGFCTGK, from the coding sequence ATGCTTGAATTTGAACCTATAAGCTTAGATAAACAAAAATTATATAATAAATATTTTTCTATTACTCCAGAACAGTCTGCAGACTATACTTTTATGAACCTATTTGGTCTTAAAGATATATATATGCTTGAATGGGCTTTTACAGAAAAATTAGTATGGATTAGACAGCGCTCGCCGTACACAATATATTGGGCGCCTGTCGGAGATTGGTTTAATACTAATTTTTGTAATGAGATGAGTCCTTGTGAAATATCGAAAGAATCTATAATTAGAATACCTAAAGAATTAGCTTTATTTTGGGAAAAATACACTAAAATAAGTGTTAAAGAAGTGAGAGATGAATGGGAATATTTATATGATGTTGATGAATTAATTAATTTAAGCGGCAAAAAATTTCATAACAAAAAAAACTTATATAATCAATTTATAAAAAATGATTTTGAATATAAAAATATAGATATAGAAAATGAAGAAATGATTAAAGATATATTTGAGTTTGAAAAAAAGTGGGAAATAAATGAAATAGAAAGCAATAATAATAACGAAGAGATAAAAACAGAATGTGAAGCTTTTGACAAAAATAAATTATTAACACATGAAGTTCGTGCTGAGGCAGATATTATGATGATAAATAGTCTTATAAATAATTGGAGAGAAATTGACGGCATAACTGGCGGGGTTATATATATAAATAAAAAAATAGCAGCATACACTATAGCAGATTTTACTATGAGAGATACTATAGTAGTGCATTCTGAGAGAGGAGACAGAGATTATAAAGGAAGCTATCAGGCTATAAATAGACTATTTTTAGAAAACAATAAAAGAGAAGGATATAAGTTTGTAAATAGAGAGCAGGATGTTGGTGATTTAGGACTTAGAAAAGCCAAATTGTCTTATAACCCTGTTAAGTTTGTAGAAAAATATTCTGGATTTTGTACTGGAAAATAA
- a CDS encoding fibronectin type III domain-containing protein, with protein MGLNMRYIAIFMAFTLSFALNINAAQSIYNIFADTNNIYSSSLNNITNSFSLNNTGSVSYNKNISSLFSKDIMNKVNYSGITYSKDIKFMEGANAGIGILFPNIKSFVKIENKGYSFFDNLLLNSFTIEFYLNPYKMRMNSKVLSKTSIYKDGDTIKYAGIRANIIDGRLVWQFNNLFMYNGKYTNVTLSEGEYLKENEWRHHSISFDSKTGKLVKYIDGLEDQVIYLTSTGDRMGSPYVLDTSNIGVAPIYLGQGFIGGMDGFYFSPDYKRDFNLEKYLPNGEVLSKVMQFNNDNIFIDEINYIAKTNNATGVYVYYRTSNEYFSEEDSNIEWTLLDSTNNIIMSPKIKYIQVKALLESDSSMEYSPLLNKVEIVYHEGRTPQAPTNLKAIVANNSIVLNWEGSHENVSGYKIYYGTKSGIYNDYNPIIVNGNQTEYVINNLEYGKLYYFRVTTIGGEGGDIESEFSSEVYARPFH; from the coding sequence ATGGGTTTAAATATGCGATATATAGCTATTTTTATGGCTTTTACACTAAGTTTTGCTTTAAATATTAATGCTGCTCAAAGCATCTATAACATATTTGCAGATACCAACAATATATATTCTAGCAGTCTTAATAATATAACTAATAGTTTTAGTTTAAATAATACAGGAAGTGTATCTTATAATAAAAATATATCGAGTCTGTTTTCAAAAGATATAATGAACAAAGTAAATTATTCTGGTATAACTTATAGTAAAGATATAAAGTTTATGGAAGGAGCGAATGCGGGAATAGGAATTTTATTTCCAAACATAAAATCTTTTGTTAAGATAGAAAATAAAGGTTATTCATTTTTTGATAATTTATTATTAAATAGTTTTACAATAGAGTTTTATTTAAATCCATATAAGATGAGAATGAATTCAAAAGTATTATCTAAGACATCTATATATAAAGATGGTGATACTATCAAATATGCTGGTATTAGAGCTAATATAATAGACGGCCGTTTAGTTTGGCAGTTTAATAATTTATTCATGTATAATGGAAAATATACTAATGTTACTTTATCTGAAGGGGAATATTTAAAAGAAAATGAATGGAGACATCATAGCATTAGTTTCGATTCTAAAACAGGAAAGTTAGTAAAATACATAGATGGGCTTGAAGATCAGGTTATTTATTTAACTAGTACAGGAGATAGAATGGGTTCTCCGTATGTATTGGATACAAGTAATATTGGCGTTGCACCAATATATTTAGGTCAGGGTTTTATAGGCGGTATGGATGGTTTTTATTTTAGTCCTGACTATAAAAGAGATTTTAATTTAGAAAAATATTTGCCAAACGGAGAAGTATTAAGCAAAGTAATGCAATTTAATAATGATAATATTTTTATAGACGAGATAAATTACATAGCTAAAACTAATAATGCTACAGGAGTATATGTTTATTATAGAACTTCTAATGAATATTTCTCTGAAGAAGACAGCAATATAGAATGGACACTTTTAGATTCAACCAATAATATTATAATGAGTCCTAAGATAAAATATATTCAAGTCAAAGCATTATTAGAAAGTGATTCATCTATGGAATATAGTCCTTTATTAAATAAGGTTGAGATAGTTTATCATGAAGGAAGAACTCCTCAGGCACCTACTAATTTGAAGGCTATTGTTGCTAATAATTCTATAGTTTTAAATTGGGAAGGAAGTCATGAAAATGTAAGCGGATATAAAATATATTACGGCACTAAATCTGGAATATATAATGATTATAATCCTATTATAGTTAATGGCAATCAAACTGAGTATGTTATTAATAATTTAGAATATGGTAAGCTTTACTACTTTAGGGTAACAACTATAGGTGGTGAAGGCGGAGATATAGAAAGTGAATTTTCTAGCGAAGTTTATGCTAGACCTTTTCACTAA
- a CDS encoding metallophosphoesterase: MKVAAIGDLHGKSCWKDLLKDNNFDKIVFLGDYSDDSWVSFTDKEILDNLKDVIEFKRNNNSKVELLIGNHDFQYIVGYPTASRYRKSYACELNKIFNDNKDIFNVVYVLKDYIFTHAGITNGWINYIKKKYDIKDFTDITKNINMVYSNCKEDCNIASYRRGGMNKFAGILWADIGDLQEDGCFDYNQVVGHNRVKVNTVIEKNNHKIYMCDNFDSDDSHLIVLDV; the protein is encoded by the coding sequence ATGAAGGTTGCTGCTATTGGGGATTTACATGGCAAGTCTTGCTGGAAAGATTTATTAAAAGATAATAATTTTGATAAGATAGTTTTTTTAGGTGATTATAGTGATGATAGCTGGGTTAGTTTTACAGATAAAGAGATTCTTGATAATTTAAAAGATGTTATAGAGTTTAAAAGAAATAATAATTCTAAAGTTGAGCTTCTTATAGGAAATCATGATTTTCAGTATATAGTTGGATATCCTACAGCAAGCAGATATAGAAAAAGTTATGCTTGTGAACTTAATAAAATTTTTAATGATAATAAAGATATATTTAATGTAGTTTATGTATTAAAAGATTATATATTTACTCATGCTGGAATTACAAATGGTTGGATTAACTATATAAAGAAAAAATATGATATTAAAGATTTTACTGATATAACAAAAAACATTAATATGGTTTATTCAAATTGCAAAGAAGATTGTAATATTGCCTCTTATAGAAGGGGAGGAATGAATAAGTTTGCTGGCATACTATGGGCAGATATTGGTGATTTGCAAGAAGATGGATGTTTTGATTATAATCAGGTTGTAGGACATAATAGAGTAAAAGTAAATACAGTTATAGAAAAAAATAATCATAAAATCTATATGTGCGATAATTTTGATAGTGATGACAGCCATTTAATTGTATTAGATGTTTAA